The Coffea eugenioides isolate CCC68of chromosome 8, Ceug_1.0, whole genome shotgun sequence genome has a segment encoding these proteins:
- the LOC113779153 gene encoding uncharacterized protein LOC113779153 isoform X1 produces the protein MELEFDKYCIVDGSPTTVLPSPRCHSKVEKRKSKGYPRHGNDLLTVNEDFSEISFHRYRSVSCNNTSSRTTPLGYDEVRKRGSVYQSSKEVRLMRKTAATEGRKKIEFSQSSATALSFGILDSLCGSDVESSQVEQKRSSVMSQNSDFSTAAICKSGADLQSDDFLDLCLNPVSIKGIPPDGSSELSFELDGRDDQCAENAERQSVHDPKFKSKPVVVPVSDGNSLHERDPGFSLHKSLSAKLALPHSPARSESDSSRTSSPMTRFGPVRKVFDPFVKSKSQRSPLSASGETISRNPTGLVSISRSKTSRKSLLHDFSNTGQRMEFQSWSMKDNNNQVVQSTAAHLQGILKVNKKHECPIFEFSTKFPEDFFVARTWKVGNALNWIYTFHSVNERRKSNASGRGSKESHRVSSMVGQMQVSCYLSAELKEAGAFDNSMMTEFVLYDMLHPRKSVSSQDNCCFIEVAAAPKASDENSFVGSHNLDAGSIKTKIKGQAKHGCDSGHVESSMTYPLPAAELHPHLQIGAIVVQVPYEKRESLKFKSSDKKMDLPLLNFLDHSGGEHEKELVPDSVSPVKMNVVIPSGNHSLPTSESHGPSPLMDRWRLGGGCDCGGWDMACPLHIFSNLRIRMADSHLLMDNRQPLKLFFQGKKDTTPALTMAVMQDGQYAVDFHAQLSTLQAFSICVAVLHIMESSVSSRQEENTQLLQSNSLRVFIEEEVKNLIDAVTEEDKCKGNKKVAEVLPSFIVNPPFSPIARV, from the exons ATGGAGTTGGAATTTGACAAATATTGCATAGTGGATGGAAGTCCAACAACTGTTCTTCCATCTCCTCGGTGTCATTCAAAAGTTGAAAAGAGGAAATCAAAAGGTTATCCAAGACATGGAAATGATTTATTGACCGTGAATGAAGACTTCAGTGAGATTAGCTTCCATCGCTATCGTAGTGTTTCCTGTAATAACACTTCATCCAGGACAACTCCTCTGGGATATGATGAAGTGCGAAAGAGGGGCTCCGTATATCAAAGCTCCAAAGAAGTAAGGTTGATGAGGAAAACTGCTGCTACAGAAGGCAGGAAAAAAATCGAATTCTCACAGAGCAGTGCAACTGCACTTTCATTTGGAATACTTGATTCTTTGTGTGGTTCAGACGTGGAAAGCTCACAAGTGGAGCAGAAAAGATCCTCAGTGATGTCACAGAACTCAGACTTCAGTACAGCAGCAATTTGCAAGTCTGGTGCAGATTTGCAGTCTGATGATTTCTTAGATCTCTGCCTCAATCCTGTATCAATCAAAGGTATCCCACCAGATGGCTCTTCAGAACTTTCTTTTGAATTAGATGGTAGGGATGATCAATGTGCTGAAAATGCAGAGAGGCAGTCCGTGCACGACCCTAAATTCAAATCTAAACCAGTAGTTGTTCCTGTCAGTGATGGTAACAGCCTACATGAAAGAGATCCAGGTTTTTCTTTACACAAATCTTTATCAGCCAAATTAGCACTTCCACATTCTCCTGCTCGATCAGAGAGTGATTCCTCCAGAACCAGTAGTCCAATGACCAGGTTTGGTCCTGTCAGAAAGGTGTTTGATCCATTTGTGAAATCCAAGTCGCAAAGGAGTCCTCTTAGTGCTTCAGGTGAAACAATTAGTAGAAACCCAACTGGGCTTGTTAGTATCAGCCGAAGCAAGACATCTCGCAAGTCTCTGCTTCATGATTTTTCAAACACTGGACAGCGCATGGAATTTCAGTCTTGGTCAATGAAGGACAATAATAATCAAGTTGTCCAGAGCACAGCAGCTCACCTTCAGGGCATTCTCAAGGTGAATAAGAAACACGAGTGTCCAATTTTTGAGTTCTCAACAAAGTTTCCTGAAGACTTTTTTGTTGCCAGGACATGGAAAGTGGGTAATGCCTTAAATTGGATTTATACTTTTCATTCAGTTAATGAAAGAAGGAAAAGTAATGCTAGTGGACGTGGTTCCAAAGAAAGCCACAGAGTATCTTCCATGGTAGGACAGATGCAGGTGTCCTGTTATTTATCTGCTGAGTTAAAGGAAGCTGGAGCTTTTGATAACTCTATGATGACAGAATTTGTGTTGTACGATATGCTGCACCCAAGAAAGAGTGTTTCCTCGCAAGACAATTGTTGCTTCATTGAAGTTGCTGCAGCACCTAAGGCATCAGATGAAAATTCCTTTGTAGGTAGTCATAATTTGGATGCAGGCTCTATCAAAACTAAGATCAAAGGACAGGCAAAGCATGGTTGTGATTCTGGTCATGTTGAGTCATCAATGACTTACCCTCTGCCAGCTGCAGAATTGCATCCACACCTTCAAATAGGAGCTATTGTTGTGCAAGTTCCTTAtgaaaagagagagagtttgAAATTTAAAAGCAGTGACAAGAAAATGGATCTACCACTGTTGAACTTTCTTGATCACTCCGGTGGTGAACATGAGAAGGAACTTGTTCCTGATTCTGTGAGTCCAGTAAAGATGAATGTCGTAATCCCTTCCGGTAATCATAGTCTGCCAACTTCTGAAAGTCACGGCCCTTCACCTTTGATGGATAGATGGAGATTAGGTGGAGGTTGTGATTGTGGTGGTTGGGACATGGCATGCCCCCTGCACATATTTAGCAATCTTCGTATCCGGATGGCTGACAGTCATCTCCTTATGGATAATCGGCAGCCACTGAAGCTTTTTTTCCAG GGAAAGAAAGATACTACTCCAGCACTGACGATGGCAGTGATGCAAGATGGACAGTATGCAGTTGATTTCCATGCGCAACTATCCACATTACAAGCATTTTCGATATGCGTTGCTGTGTTGCATATCATGGAATCCTCTGTTAGTTCAAGACAAGAAGAAAACACGCAATTACTGCAAAGCAATTCTTTGAGAGTGTTCATTGAGGAGGAAGTTAAAAATCTCATTGATGCAGTCACAGAAGAAGACAAATGTAAGGGCAACAAAAAGGTGGCCGAAGTCTTGCCATCTTTTATAGTCAATCCACCCTTTTCTCCAATTGCTCGAGTATAG
- the LOC113779153 gene encoding uncharacterized protein LOC113779153 isoform X2, translated as MELEFDKYCIVDGSPTTVLPSPRCHSKVEKRKSKGYPRHGNDLLTVNEDFSEISFHRYRSVSCNNTSSRTTPLGYDEVRKRGSVYQSSKEVRLMRKTAATEGRKKIEFSQSSATALSFGILDSLCGSDVESSQVEQKRSSVMSQNSDFSTAAICKSGADLQSDDFLDLCLNPVSIKERQSVHDPKFKSKPVVVPVSDGNSLHERDPGFSLHKSLSAKLALPHSPARSESDSSRTSSPMTRFGPVRKVFDPFVKSKSQRSPLSASGETISRNPTGLVSISRSKTSRKSLLHDFSNTGQRMEFQSWSMKDNNNQVVQSTAAHLQGILKVNKKHECPIFEFSTKFPEDFFVARTWKVGNALNWIYTFHSVNERRKSNASGRGSKESHRVSSMVGQMQVSCYLSAELKEAGAFDNSMMTEFVLYDMLHPRKSVSSQDNCCFIEVAAAPKASDENSFVGSHNLDAGSIKTKIKGQAKHGCDSGHVESSMTYPLPAAELHPHLQIGAIVVQVPYEKRESLKFKSSDKKMDLPLLNFLDHSGGEHEKELVPDSVSPVKMNVVIPSGNHSLPTSESHGPSPLMDRWRLGGGCDCGGWDMACPLHIFSNLRIRMADSHLLMDNRQPLKLFFQGKKDTTPALTMAVMQDGQYAVDFHAQLSTLQAFSICVAVLHIMESSVSSRQEENTQLLQSNSLRVFIEEEVKNLIDAVTEEDKCKGNKKVAEVLPSFIVNPPFSPIARV; from the exons ATGGAGTTGGAATTTGACAAATATTGCATAGTGGATGGAAGTCCAACAACTGTTCTTCCATCTCCTCGGTGTCATTCAAAAGTTGAAAAGAGGAAATCAAAAGGTTATCCAAGACATGGAAATGATTTATTGACCGTGAATGAAGACTTCAGTGAGATTAGCTTCCATCGCTATCGTAGTGTTTCCTGTAATAACACTTCATCCAGGACAACTCCTCTGGGATATGATGAAGTGCGAAAGAGGGGCTCCGTATATCAAAGCTCCAAAGAAGTAAGGTTGATGAGGAAAACTGCTGCTACAGAAGGCAGGAAAAAAATCGAATTCTCACAGAGCAGTGCAACTGCACTTTCATTTGGAATACTTGATTCTTTGTGTGGTTCAGACGTGGAAAGCTCACAAGTGGAGCAGAAAAGATCCTCAGTGATGTCACAGAACTCAGACTTCAGTACAGCAGCAATTTGCAAGTCTGGTGCAGATTTGCAGTCTGATGATTTCTTAGATCTCTGCCTCAATCCTGTATCAATCAAAG AGAGGCAGTCCGTGCACGACCCTAAATTCAAATCTAAACCAGTAGTTGTTCCTGTCAGTGATGGTAACAGCCTACATGAAAGAGATCCAGGTTTTTCTTTACACAAATCTTTATCAGCCAAATTAGCACTTCCACATTCTCCTGCTCGATCAGAGAGTGATTCCTCCAGAACCAGTAGTCCAATGACCAGGTTTGGTCCTGTCAGAAAGGTGTTTGATCCATTTGTGAAATCCAAGTCGCAAAGGAGTCCTCTTAGTGCTTCAGGTGAAACAATTAGTAGAAACCCAACTGGGCTTGTTAGTATCAGCCGAAGCAAGACATCTCGCAAGTCTCTGCTTCATGATTTTTCAAACACTGGACAGCGCATGGAATTTCAGTCTTGGTCAATGAAGGACAATAATAATCAAGTTGTCCAGAGCACAGCAGCTCACCTTCAGGGCATTCTCAAGGTGAATAAGAAACACGAGTGTCCAATTTTTGAGTTCTCAACAAAGTTTCCTGAAGACTTTTTTGTTGCCAGGACATGGAAAGTGGGTAATGCCTTAAATTGGATTTATACTTTTCATTCAGTTAATGAAAGAAGGAAAAGTAATGCTAGTGGACGTGGTTCCAAAGAAAGCCACAGAGTATCTTCCATGGTAGGACAGATGCAGGTGTCCTGTTATTTATCTGCTGAGTTAAAGGAAGCTGGAGCTTTTGATAACTCTATGATGACAGAATTTGTGTTGTACGATATGCTGCACCCAAGAAAGAGTGTTTCCTCGCAAGACAATTGTTGCTTCATTGAAGTTGCTGCAGCACCTAAGGCATCAGATGAAAATTCCTTTGTAGGTAGTCATAATTTGGATGCAGGCTCTATCAAAACTAAGATCAAAGGACAGGCAAAGCATGGTTGTGATTCTGGTCATGTTGAGTCATCAATGACTTACCCTCTGCCAGCTGCAGAATTGCATCCACACCTTCAAATAGGAGCTATTGTTGTGCAAGTTCCTTAtgaaaagagagagagtttgAAATTTAAAAGCAGTGACAAGAAAATGGATCTACCACTGTTGAACTTTCTTGATCACTCCGGTGGTGAACATGAGAAGGAACTTGTTCCTGATTCTGTGAGTCCAGTAAAGATGAATGTCGTAATCCCTTCCGGTAATCATAGTCTGCCAACTTCTGAAAGTCACGGCCCTTCACCTTTGATGGATAGATGGAGATTAGGTGGAGGTTGTGATTGTGGTGGTTGGGACATGGCATGCCCCCTGCACATATTTAGCAATCTTCGTATCCGGATGGCTGACAGTCATCTCCTTATGGATAATCGGCAGCCACTGAAGCTTTTTTTCCAG GGAAAGAAAGATACTACTCCAGCACTGACGATGGCAGTGATGCAAGATGGACAGTATGCAGTTGATTTCCATGCGCAACTATCCACATTACAAGCATTTTCGATATGCGTTGCTGTGTTGCATATCATGGAATCCTCTGTTAGTTCAAGACAAGAAGAAAACACGCAATTACTGCAAAGCAATTCTTTGAGAGTGTTCATTGAGGAGGAAGTTAAAAATCTCATTGATGCAGTCACAGAAGAAGACAAATGTAAGGGCAACAAAAAGGTGGCCGAAGTCTTGCCATCTTTTATAGTCAATCCACCCTTTTCTCCAATTGCTCGAGTATAG
- the LOC113780898 gene encoding putative F-box protein At5g55150, which translates to MGDWSKLQHDLLELIAQQHLTKLEDYVAFGAVCTSWRAAAAKRKNFKGLKLWQQIPCLMLAESEDENDNHREFYSLIEKEIVAKISLPKLKGKKCYESLGWLLAVGQEGDMTLLNPFSDVEIPLPPGTTFPDDDWLNTDPEIFVEIFVLSARPSETSDFVVMLVCGSVGYLAFWRQGDQNWTKIETHNAAYSAVNYHNGQFYAIDCTGNLVACDVSGPNPTKARMITQLVRYSEESYRDQHLRDYHSNLIVDFKHLYLVLESSSSDKESLLVVTRDNYSHYADDDDQPNYGTTEFKLYEVDLSGGTWKEIHSLGNKAVFVGHSASTSLQVSSNKFSLPGIQPNHIYFTDDCWDAYKSIQEVTGGKDMGVYNLETGTIQPFYQGPRRLSNISPSIWITPKF; encoded by the coding sequence ATGGGAGATTGGTCGAAACTTCAACACGACTTGCTGGAACTCATAGCCCAGCAGCACctcaccaaacttgaagatTACGTTGCTTTTGGTGCAGTTTGCACTTCATGGCGAGCTGCCGCGGCCAAAAGGAAGAATTTCAAGGGGCTGAAACTGTGGCAGCAAATTCCCTGTCTCATGCTTGCAGAATCGGAAGACGAGAACGACAACCACCGCGAGTTCTACAGTTTGATCGAGAAAGAAATCGTGGCCAAGATCAGCTTACCAAAACTCAAGGGTAAAAAGTGTTACGAATCGCTAGGATGGTTGTTAGCTGTAGGACAAGAAGGGGATATGACCCTTCTGAATCCCTTTTCAGACGTCGAAATTCCTTTGCCTCCTGGTACCACCTTCCCAGATGATGACTGGCTGAATACTGACCCTGAAATATTCGTGGAAATTTTTGTGTTGTCCGCGAGGCCTAGTGAAACCTCAGACTTCGTGGTAATGCTGGTATGTGGATCCGTTGGATACTTGGCATTCTGGCGGCAAGGTGACCAAAATTGGACCAAGATTGAGACCCATAACGCTGCATATTCTGCTGTCAACTATCACAATGGCCAGTTCTATGCAATTGATTGTACTGGCAATCTTGTGGCTTGTGATGTATCGGGGCCTAATCCCACCAAGGCTCGGATGATAACTCAATTGGTTCGTTACTCGGAAGAGTCCTACAGAGACCAGCATTTAAGAGATTACCACTCAAACCTTATAGTGGACTTCAAGCACTTGTACCTAGTTCTTGAGTCTTCATCTTCAGACAAGGAATCCCTGCTGGTAGTAACACGAGATAATTACTCGCATTATGCTGATGATGACGACCAGCCAAACTATGGTACAACTGAATTTAAGTTGTACGAGGTAGATTTATCAGGAGGGACGTGGAAGGAGATACATAGTTTGGGAAATAAAGCCGTTTTTGTTGGTCACAGCGCTTCTACTTCCCTGCAGGTCTCATCCAACAAGTTTTCACTCCCTGGAATCCAACCCAATCATATCTATTTTACTGATGATTGCTGGGACGCATATAAGAGTATTCAAGAAGTCACCGGTGGCAAGGATATGGGTGTCTACAACTTGGAAACTGGAACCATTCAGCCCTTCTACCAGGGCCCTCGTAGGCTTAGCAATATTTCCCCATCCATTTGGATCAccccaaaattttaa
- the LOC113779124 gene encoding uncharacterized protein LOC113779124, translated as MAGAGQPPRRDKPSIKYRCSSLDGASFELVDFGGKDYVSASSNKNKKSRTPDSTSSQILSTRELISALGSIWNCANGILSSLVSKSTFRYDDDCLQKCTILCYPSGERACNACMVADNQNDMVNPISVRDSPPVFYANLRYLKVVDKISFVQPSSGTYLLLRRLLHSSYRMPQESWKEKGFPNSNLGCDLEKMYGWMTEIALSNPKCQLNFNPMEKQDTDDYYGGHNRSDPTTCSVSVIEPIVATNLITENGNSETDEIRLRGSLSVQNNDPAKSTRASATLWTEDGTVRDVNACTSELPSSNAPANSLGCLLLSGVCNTEESEISVQTDQQETEKHQQQELVIGDNSEMQICLPMKEKSHTAVAKQGHAFAGAMAGVFVSLCLHPVDTIKTVVQSGRADQKSLHDISRSIISQRGVTGLYRGISTNIASSAPISAVYTFTYEWVKGNLLPFFPKEYQSLAHCIAGGCASVATSFIFTPSERIKQQMQVGSRYQNCWNALVGIIEKGGLPSLYAGWAAVLCRNIPHSIIKFYTYESLKQLFSQVQLNGQTNTLVTLVSGGLAGSTAALFTTPFDVVKTRLQTQTPGSRNQCPGVFDTLREIAKKEGLKGLYGGLTPRLFMYMTQGALFFASYESFKMVFSLDSSQVNVQACRHEQVKEDDPPSFLHQDQDSIICLLVN; from the exons ATGGCTGGGGCAGGTCAGCCACCACGGCGTGACAAACCTTCAATTAAGTACCGCTGTAGTTCATTGGATGGAGCATCCTTTGAGCTTGTTGATTTTGGTGGTAAAGATTACGTCTCTGCTTCAtctaataaaaataagaagagcAGAACTCCTGATTCAACATCATCACAGATTTTGAGCACCAGGGAGCTCATTTCAGCACTTGGCTCTATATGGAATTGTGCAAATGGCATTCTTTCTAGTTTAGTTTCTAAATCAACTTTCAGATATGATGATGATTGCCTTCAGAAATGCACCATTCTTTGCTATCCCTCTGGGGAAAGGGCATGTAATGCATGCATGGTAGCTGACAATCAAAATGACATGGTTAATCCGATAAGTGTTCGGGATTCTCCACCAGTGTTCTATGCAAATCTGAGGTATCTGAAAGTGGTGGACAAGATTTCATTTGTTCAACCTTCTTCTGGAACTTATTTGCTTCTAAGAAGACTTCTTCACAGTAGTTATAGAATGCCTCAGGAATCTTGGAAAGAAAAAGGCTTTCCAAATTCAAATCTAGGATGTGATCTGGAAAAAATGTATGGTTGGATGACTGAAATAGCTCTTTCTAATCCAAAATGTCAGTTGAACTTCAACCCTATGGAGAAACAAGACACTGATGACTACTATGGTGGGCACAATAGGAGTGATCCCACAACTTGCAGTGTGTCTGTAATTGAACCTATTGTTGCCACTAATTTGATCACGGAAAATGGCAACTCTGAAACTGATGAAATCCGACTCAGAGGTTCTTTATCTGTTCAAAATAATGATCCTGCTAAAAGTACAAGGGCTTCTGCTACACTGTGGACTGAGGATGGGACAGTCCGAGATGTAAATGCCTGCACGTCTGAGCTTCCAAGTTCAAATGCTCCTGCAAATTCTCTAGGATGCCTTCTACTTTCTGGCGTTTGTAATACCGAAGAAAGTGAAATCTCAGTTCAAACTGACCAGCAAGAGACTGAAAAGCATCAGCAGCAGGAGCTTGTCATTGGGGACAACTCAGAAATGCAGATTTGCTTGCCAATGAAGGAAAAGTCGCATACTGCAGTTGCAAAACAAGGGCATGCTTTTGCAGGAGCTATGGCTGGTGTATTCGTCAGCTTGTGTCTCCACCCAGTGGACACGATCAAGACTGTTGTTCAGTCAGGTCGTGCTGATCAGAAATCTCTTCATGATATAAGTCGATCAATTATCTCTCAAAGAG GTGTAACAGGGCTTTATCGTGGAATTTCAACTAATATTGCGTCTTCAGCACCAATTTCTGCGGTCTACACTTTCACCTATGAATGGGTAAAGGGGAATTTGCTTCCCTTTTTTCCCAAG GAGTATCAATCTTTGGCCCACTGCATAGCAGGAGGATGTGCCAGTGTTGCTACTTCATTTATTTTCACTCCAAGCGAGCGTATAAAGCAGCAGATGCAAGTTGGTTCACGCTATCAGAACTGCTG GAATGCATTGGTCGGCATCATTGAAAAAGGTGGTTTGCCTTCATTGTATGCTGGCTGGGCAGCTGTACTCTGCAGGAACATTCCGCACTCTATCATCAAG TTCTACACATACGAGAGTCTGAAGCAATTATTTTCCCAAGTTCAGTTGAATGGTCAAACCAACACGCTTGTGACG TTAGTCTCTGGAGGTTTGGCTGGATCTACTGCTGCATTATTTACGACTCCTTTTGATGTTGTCAAGACAAGATTACAAACACAG ACTCCTGGATCCAGGAACCAGTGTCCTGGTGTCTTCGATACACTTAGAGAAATTGCTAAGAAGGAAGGATTAAAGGGTCTCTACGG GGGATTGACGCCAAGATTGTTCATGTATATGACCCAAGGAGCACTCTTCTTTGCATCGTACGAGTCTTTTAAGATGGTATTTTCTCTGGATAGCTCCCAAGTGAATGTTCAAGCCTGTCGACATGAACAAGTCAAGGAGGATGATCCACCATCTTTTCTTCACCAGGATCAAGACAGCATCATATGCCTGCTGGTCAACTAA
- the LOC113780899 gene encoding organic cation/carnitine transporter 3-like codes for MADSPPLLSNSAPSSDLANNGFRWSQVLQVILISMTSFFEAQQTFITIFTDAKPSWHCTQTADAICNSQSNICQLPPGSWQWDKPASTSIISEWSLQCTSSQVVAGLPSSSFFVGSLLGGLILSFHRDSLGQKKLLVLSCLTMSIASVSIAFSRNIWDSSVLRMLSGFGHAAIGSCVLVLSTESNGDTILCVRASKMATTTRQKVDSDRSLMGTLLKDRYNFQQLTLAMLVGFGIGVIYYGMPVGVGNLDFDLYLSIAFNAMLEIPSAVMIYLVKCRHRSLLLALATISCACGITSIMVGRGLQIGLEVTSFFSSCVVFNLLLIYTVEQLSISTRLSTLSKETSMSGTLSVTLDEQQQEQEKEHDGSNLCIQV; via the exons ATGGCCGATTCACCTCCCTTACTCTCAAATTCTGCTCCAAGTTCTGATCTTGCTAACAACGGCTTCAGGTGGTCCCAAGTATTACAAGTCATTCTTATTTCAATGACTTCCTTCTTTGAAGCACAACAAACTTTTATCACAATTTTCACTGATGCTAAGCCCTCATGGCACTGCACACAAACTGCAGATGCAATCTGCAATTCTCAATCCAATATTTGCCAACTTCCACCAGGTTCATGGCAGTGGGACAAACCAGCCAGTACATCCATCATATCTGAATGGTCCCTCCAGTGTACAAGCAGTCAAGTTGTTGCTGGCCTACCATCATCATCTTTCTTCGTAGGAAGCCTGCTTGGTGGACTTATTCTCAGCTTCCACCGTGACTCTCTTGGTCAGAAGAAGCTGCTAGTCCTTTCATGTCTTACCATGTCTATTGCTTCTGTATCGATTGCTTTCTCCAGGAATATATGGGACTCCTCAGTCTTGAGAATGTTAAGTGGTTTTGGCCATGCAGCGATTGGATCTTGTGTCCTGGTTTTGTCAACAGAAAGT AATGGTGATACAATTCTTTGTGTACGAGCCAGCAAAATGGCTACTACAACAAG GCAGAAGGTAGACAGTGATCGGTCACTTATGGGAACTTTGTTGAAGGACAGATATAATTTTCAACAGTTAACATTGGCAATGCTTGTTGGATTTGGCATTGGAGTCATTTACTATGGCATGCCAGTAGGTGTTGGCAACTTGGATTTTGATCTCTACCTCAGTATTGCTTTTAACGCCATGCTAGAAATACCATCTGCAGTGATGATCTACTTGGTAAAATGCAGGCACAGAAGTTTACTTCTGGCATTAGCCACCATTAGTTGTGCTTGCGGCATTACGAGTATCATGGTAGGAAGAGGACTGCAAATAGGGCTAGAAGTCACGTCTTTCTTCAGTTCCTGTGTAGTTTTTAACTTGTTGCTAATATACACAGTAGAGCAACTCTCCATAAGCACGAGGCTCTCAACTCTATCGAAG GAAACTAGTATGAGCGGAACCCTTTCGGTCACATTGGATGAGCAACAGCAAGAGCAAGAGAAGGAGCATGATGGATCAAATTTGTGTATTCAAGTATAG